GAAGGTGATATCATTTCTTTTCTGCAACACTGGATCGGTTGCTATCGAGTCGACATACAAGATATTACCACTGATGATCACAATAGGCACGAACAGCCAGAAATAGCGCCATTCACTGGATTGATTATTTCGAAATATTTCACGCTTCTGGGCTGTAAGAGCTTTTGCCATAGGATAGAATATTGAATTGTACAAACCACCATGATTGGCGTGCCAGCTAGATCCTTTGCGATCTATCCGGCAGAATTGGACCGCCTTCATCTCACTCGTGTAATCAGGATGCACCTTGTCAAAGCCCAGATGGAAGAACGCATCCTTTGTGCGAATTTGGAAACCATTTTTGCTGAAATCTTTTTGCTCTTTGTACTTTGCAATTGGGAAAACCAATTCCTGTGGAGGATGCTGATTATCCGTCTGGTTCTTTGGCCGACCTATAAAAACGAACGGATTCATGCTGTTCTTACATTCAGCGATGATTTCGACAAACGCTGATAGCTTTTTCTCTTCGTTGTGAGCTACTCTCTTGATTGCTCTAACATCGATCTCACGAGATTTTTTTTCCTCAATATCTTCAAATGCCATATTAGTACGGACCTGGAAGTTGAGAGCTTCCAGTTGAGTGGCAACCTCTTGTTCCATTAAATAACCAGATCTCTTGAGTGCGTTGATGATGTCTTCAGAGTTGGGAGATTCTTTCTTCATTAGGCAAAATCCTCCAATAGTTCAACTATAGCCATGATTACACCGCTACCACTGACTCAGTATCTCCGACCTTGAGCGCGTTCATGTAAGCCAGGATCAGGTCGAGTGTGCGATAGCGGCCGAATGCGGACGCGTCTTCTTTGCGGACTATGGGAAACGTGCGCGGGACGTACTAGGCATCTTCTCGCGACAGGCAGTAGAGGTGAAAGTAGAGTGCGTCGAGACGGGCACGCAGGTGGCGGTGTTCTTTTTCATCCCAGATAAAGGGTGCGCCGTCGTAACCGAGGTCGCGGGCGGTTTTGTTTCCAAACTGGCGGTCGAAATCGGCGGGTGCGATGACTGGAAGTTGCTCGACGATATACCAAGTGAGGTGGGTTGCTTGGACCTTCTGGTGAGCAATGTAATCAAAACAGAAACTGTTGAGATTGGATAGCAGACAGGCCGCGTTCTTACCATCAAAGTCGCATTCGATCGGAACAAGGACTGGCAATGTGTGTCCACATCCAACTTGTGGAACGATAGCGGCGATCATAGTGAGAACATTGGTTGACGCCGTAATGTCTTTGAACACCAAAAGCCAGTGCAAACACTGGACAATATTGCTCTCCTGCTGACTGACCCAATACCGAGGACAAGGAGAGAAAGTCTGATCGCGATATTCTTCGTCAAGTGTCTTGTTCGTCCAATTTGCTCCATCGGTTGCATTGTACAGATCCACCAGTACATCGCGGTCTATCGCCAGTGACTGTTCTTGTCCAGTGCTGTTATTCCCACAACTGAAAAGGAGAAATACCAGCATAATGTAAATGGGGAATGGTCGCATTATGCTATCCTTTGATTTTTTTAAAAAGTAAACAATCGTAGCAGGTCAAGTAGAACACGCGACTCACTATATAAAAAAAGCCAGCCGGAAAGGACTGGCTTGTGGAAATATCACAATAAGATTTAGAATATAGCAGCCTGCGGGTCTGCTGCTGGACTGATAGGCGGCATCTCATCCCAGGTGCGACCTTCCAGAAGCCGGCCGGCCTTTTTTTTATTTGTTCCACCCCACTGCTTAAAAAAGAAGGGAACCCCTTTTTCCACACATTGATCCCGAATCTCGACAACCCATTCCTTACGAATAGGCCGGCAACCTGGTCCGGATTCTCCTCCTGCGATTACCCAATCAATTCCATTGAGTTGGAGATTTGAAAGAGGCCCAAGTAAAGGTTCCAGTGACAGAAATTTGGTGATAGCGCCGGTAAGTCTCAGGTCATTGATGCGAAACTCATACTCTGTATTTTCGACGCTGACACCCATCCACACATTGTTGGGCCAGCCGATCATCAAATCCAGTTCAAGTAACCTATCAGATCGCTTAGTGAGAATCTGAAATTGATGCCAATACGCCTGGCGCATCACGGCAAACATCTTTTCTATGAACTCAAACGGGACATCTTTGTGAAATATATCGCTCATTGAATTCACAAACACAACTTGGGGCTTTTTCCAAGATAGAGGAGCATTTAAGACGTGTTCGTGCAGGGACAGCTTGAAACCATCCTTGTAATTGGGATTACCCATTGCCTGTAGGCGTTTTGCCATCCGTTCTGCATAGCAGAATTTGCATCCTGGACTGATTTTTGTACAACCCGTGAGAGGATTCCAGGTCGATTCAGTCCATTCTATGTGTGATTTGCCCATTTGAATGCCTTCCATCAAAAGAAAGATAGCAATACTGACAATAAATATACTGAACAAACATGCACTGTCAAGTGTTAAATAAAACGCAACATAGTTCCCGTGGGATATGTGCGCTTTCGTCTTCTGGTACTTTCCTTAATCTCAAGGAGACCATTAAGCTCCATCGGCTTCAGTGCATAGCTTTTTAGATGTCCTGAATGGTAAATGGTTTGATCAGTTTTCAAAAAACTCTCTATTTCATCTACACTAACCCATCCTTTTAGCCTGTAGGTAGATACAAGAAGATCTTGTAGAGGTTGAAAATTGTGCTGTAGTTCAAACGAAAGTTGGCCTGCTTCAGCATTGCTTCCTTTGAACTTATAATTGCCTTCAGGGATTATCTTCCAGATGGCCTTTTTCATCTCGTCGCAACCCTTGAGCGACTGGGTCGCAAAAAATATCGCGTAAATCAAACGGTTACCTTTATATAGCTCAAAATAGATAACCTGCTTTGCGCCTGCATATTTTAGTTGTTGTTTGTAAAGCGAGTAAAAGGAGTCTTTACGCTCTTCAGATGGCAGATTATTACCATCTCTCCAATCCCTGCACCCAAACAACTTGTCCAAGTGAGACTCGAACTCGGGCGTCTGTCTAAATCGGTTAATAGAGGAATACATAAATGAAATATAGACTTCGCATTTGGGAACTGATAAGATTCGAGAAATGACATCCATAGGTGTACCACTAACCCCGAAGGGGTCTATCATTACAAAAGCCGGGGCCATAGAGGTTTTTTGTTTCTCTAATTCATCCAATGCACTCGACATTTCCTGATCGAATTTTCCTTGAATGATTTCGTACTTGCAGTTTGGAGGCAGATTCGGAACGGCTTTAGGGATTAGGGCTTTGAGGTGCTTTACTCTAGAAGGATTGTCATCTATAAAATAGAATAATACCTCCCCTATTCGGGTATTGGCCGTATGATTCCGAAAAGATTGGAGTGCGATCAGGGGAGAACCAGGTTCACCTCCAATATATTTTCCAGGACCAGAAAAACCGTCTATAAAGAGAATGCGCCCTTGAGTCATTCCCAAAATAGGCAGCCAGGCATCCAAATAAGCTTTAAGAATCAGGTGTTTTCCAACGGTGTGTGGTTCAAGTTCCCACAGGGGCGAGGTTGACATTGCATATCCTTTGAAAGAAAACAGGCACCTGCGAGAAGTACGTAAGTGCCTGTCGAATTATGGTGCGCCCACAGGGAATCGAACCCCGAACCTACTGATTAAGAGTCAGTTGCTCTGCCAGTTGAGCTATAGGCGCATTTTTTTGCGTGATTGGAAATGTAAAGAAGCCACTATGCCTTGTCAAGCATCTTGACTTTGACCGCGATGGAGAGCAGGTCAACCGATCAGTTTATTTAGGGATGTTGAAAATCTTACACTCCGGAGAGTTCAGGCTGGTAAGATAAATTCGGATGGCCGATCCTGAGACCAGGGTCGCCAATATTGCCATTCAGCCTTATCAAATCGTCATCAAATGTATCGAGAGACGCCACTTGATACTCGACTGCCGTAGCTGCATGGATGGAATCCTTCGGCTGAAGGTGGGCATATTCCCAGATCAGGTTTCTGGCCGCCAAACCTATTGAAGTGTCAACTGGACGGATGATGATAAATTCCTGTTCGAAAAATTTCTGAATCGTCTCTTCGTGTTCTTGACCGAGTGGCTGTTCTCCTCTCAGCTTGATCACTTCAACCAGTGTGATTGCTGAAGTGACAATGTGGACTTCATTGCGTTCCGCAGATTCTATGACCCCCTGACAAACATTGACCCTCTCTGGTTCGTCGTTAAGCAGACCAAGAAAAACCGACGAATCCCAGTACCTCAATTGACGTTTCTTATTCATAAATTTTTGTAGATGCCAATAATGTCGGAAAAAGATGGGAGTTCATCGGAAGAAGCAAAAACTTTAAAATCTTCTACATGGATACTGGAAGGCTTTCCTTCTTTTCTATAGTTTACCATCCCATAAGCCTGTACGCGTTTGTCAAACGCCTTCAAGACTTCCTGTTTTAATTCGTTAGGAAAAAAACAGATCACAGGATGATCTGTTAACCGGTCATAAATACGGAATTTATACTTCCCGCGACTCGTAATGGCTTGTAGGTAGCCTTCAACAGAACCCAAAGTAGCGCGATGGACCTGAAACATTGCATCTACTGTTGCGACCGCACGTTTAGAAAGTGTTTGTCTGCGCTCGGGGAAATCAACACGCACGCGATTAAATTCGTCATGACCAACTTTTACCAAATTTGCCAGAGATTTGGCAGACTTCAGGGCATTGTCATTGAAATAGCTGGGGCGGTCTTCTCGCCCATCCTCAAGATGCGCTAATCCGTCAGAGATGCACTTGATTGCCTTGGGGACATCATCTTTGTGGGCAGTTTCTGGTTCAGGATCAAAATGAACAACAACGCTTCCAGGTTCGACCGATACAACCCAGTCAACAGCCTTCCGCGTATCCATCACCTCATCAGAAACAGCATTTATGAGCTTGAATAGAGCATTAATCCCTGTGACGAATTGTGTACCTGGGATTTTGGGACCCTCAAGCGTCAAAGTGATTCGATTTTGAGCGCGATTTATATCCATTTCTTTTTGCCCCATTTGGTCTTACTCCGATTCTGCTTCTCTCCGAGAGTGAGATAATAGCAAAGTACAGAAGCCCTTATACGATGTCAAGTCTTGCGAATATAAGTTCCGCTGCGTCCGCCGCTTTTTTGTAAGAGACAGATTTCTCCGATGACCATGTTGCGATCTACTGCTTTGCACATGTCGTAAATGGTCAACAGGGCGATACTTACCGCGGTGAGGGCTTCCATTTCTACACCTGTGCGGTCGGGTACGCGCACAGTTGCACGCGCTGTAATGCTCACGTCCTCGACTTCAAAATTGAGTTCGACGCCCGTAATGCCCAGCGGGTGACACATTGGGATGAGGTCAGAAGTGCGCTTGGCAGCCATGATGCCCGCAATGCGCGCGGTTTCCAGTACATTGCCTTTGGGGATGTTTCCCCCAGTGACGAGTTGCAGGGTTTCGGGTTGCATGTCAATTTTGCCCGATGCGATTGCCTCGCGGTCTGTCACATCTTTGTCTGTGACATCTACCATTTGCACGGCACCGTGTTCGTCAATATGTGTCAATTTTGCCATGATCTTTTACCAGCTATTTAATAAAATGAGGTCTAATTCGGTTCCCGCTGGTACATGGGCATCTTCGGCGTTGACCACGAATAAGCTGTTTGCGCGGGCCATTGAGAACAGGTCCGCCGAGCCGTGGTGCCCGACCCAGGAGCTTTCCCATATGCCGTTTTTGCTCGGAACGCTGTGCGCGGGTACAAATTGCTTTCGCCCGGGCGTTTGTCGAAAGTCGGCACTGAGTACTGTGCGGACAGTGGGGAGGTGCAGATCCGTCATGCCCTGCATTTTTCTGATTGCAGGGCGCATGAGCAATTCCAGACCGACTACAGAGGATACCGGATTGCCGGGTAATCCAAAGACCTGTCGCGCGCCTTTTACACCAAATGTCAGGGGTTTGCCGGGTTTCATGCGGATGCGGTCAAATAGTACTTCGACCCCCAGATCTCGCATGCCGTCTTGCACCAGATCGTATTCGCCAGCAGAGACGCCACCGGATAGGGCGACGATATCACAGGTCTCCAGGCCTTCGCCGATGGTTTGTATCAAGGCATGGATGTCGTCTTCTACTATGCCGAGATAACGCGCCTGCGCCCCCGAGCGCAAGACTTGAGCGACCATTGAGTATCCATTGCTATTTCGAATTTGCCCGGGTTTGGGTTTGTGGTGGGGTTCCACCACTTCGCTGCCGGTTGCCACGATGCCGACCACTGGTTGGCGATAGACCTCAATATGGATATGTCCCACAGCGGCGAGAATGCCAACTTCGGGGGGGCGTATGACTGTGTTGGCCTGTAATACCACCTGTTTGACGCGCACATCTTCGCCGAGACGGGCGATATTTCTGCCTGTTTCCGTGGTGTCGAGTACGCGTACCTTTTTGGCGTCTGTGTGTGGTTCTGTGTCTTCGACCATAATTACCGTGTCTGCGCCATCGGGTACGGGTGCGCCTGTCATAATTTGAGAGGCTTGCCCGCATTCTACGCGCTTTTGGGGTACTATGCCTGCCGGGATCTCTTCGATTACATCGAGTACGACGGGTGTATTACTGGATGCGGATGCGATATCTGCTCCCTGAAGGGCATAACCGTCCATGAGGGCTTTGTCAAAGGGCGGCATGTCGATATCTGAGCGCACGTCTTCGGATAAAACGCGTCCGAGCACATCGTCCAATCCAACGCGGATTTTGTCAATTTTCTGTGTGTTTTCCATTACTATGCGAATGGCATCATCCATTTCAATCATAACTTTACTCCTTGTTTTATTTTCATTAATCGCGCATAATATACGTAAACTTGTCCGAAGTATTTGAGATTTTTTTGTATTTTTTTATGGGAAAATCGCGATAGAGTGTATCTTAAACTATGAGGAGCAATATGTCCAGGACAGCAATTATTACTGGCGCAGGTACCGGTATTGGTGCGGGTATTGCCATTACATTTGCCGAGGCGGGCTATAATCTCGCGCTCGTGGGTCGGCGCGTAGAGCCGCTTGAAGAGATAGCGCGGCAATGCGGATCTGCCAATATCGAGATTTGCGCTGCCGATGTTGCTGACCGCCAGGCGGTTCAATTGCTTGCCGAACAAACGGTCACGGCATTTGGTCGCATCGATATTTTAGTGAACAACGCGGGTATCAATACCAAAAAACGCCATTTGAACGATATTGCAGATGAAGACTGGGACCGCGTTATGGAGATCAATCTCACGGGTGCTTTTAATGCGTTTCGCGCTGTTTTGCCGCAAATGAAAGCGCAAAATGACGGTCTGGTTATCAATGTCTCATCTATGGCTGGCAAAAGAGCGGGTATGATCAGTGGTGTGGCTTATTGTGCGTCCAAATTTGGCATGGCCGCGCTGAATCAATCGATCAATGTCGAGTTTCGAGAGGCGGGTATCCGCGCCTGCTGTATTTATCCCGGTGAAGTCGATACGCCTATCTTAGACCATCGTCCCAATCCCGTCTCTGATGAAAAACGCGCCGCCGCTCTTTTGCCCGAAGACATTGCCGCTGCCGCACTTATGGTCGCCCAGATGCCAGACCGCGTTATTGTCGAAGAAATTACTATTTTTCCACGCCGCGTGGTCAGTAGATAGTCTAAGGATAAAATAAAATGAAAACGGAAATCATTATTAATGTCGCTTCACACGAGTCGCGAATTGCCATTCTCGAAGATGGCCAACTCGCGGAAATTCTCGTTGAACGCGCTGAAAAAGAACGCATGGTTGGCGATATTTACCAGGGAGTTGTAACCGCTGTTCTGCCTGGTTTACAGGCAGGTTTTGTCGATATTGGGCAGGAAAAAGCGGCTTTTTTACACGTTTCTGATATGCCTGGCTCACCCGGCTCAATGGTCGAACTCGACTCGGAAATTCTCGAGGATATCCGGGATCAGAGCAATGGGCAGGGCAAGTTCCAGATTAATGAGCTTTTGCGCAAAGGTCAGGAAGTCATTGTGCAGATTAAGAAAGAGTCCATCAATACAAAAGGACCGCGCATTTCTGCTGTGCCATCGCTTGCTGGTCGGTTTATGGTGCTTGTGCCCGATGGCGATAAAGTGGGTGTGTCGCGCAAGATTACCAATTGGCGTGAAAAGCGGCGTCTTCGGGATCTCGCGGGCAATCTCAAGCCCGAGGGCTTTGGCCTTATCGTGCGTACCGAAGCCAATGGCAAAGGTGATCGGGAACTCGGGCGCGACCTCAAGCAGCTTTTGACAACGTGGAAGCGACTTCAAAAACAGGGGAAAAAAAGTAGCGGTCCCAGGTTGCTTCACAAAGAAGTGGGTATGACGTCTGGCCTTATCCGCGATTTGTTCACAGAGGATGTTCACCGCCTTGTCGTTGATTCGAAGCGCGAATACAAGCAAATTCAGGCATATCTCAAGGGGGTTTCGCCCGAGTTGCGCCGAACCGTCGAATACTACGGCGATACGCGACCGATTTTCGACGCTTTTGGCATTGAGGCTGAAATTGAAAAACTCTCCGAACGCAGGGTTTGGTTCAGGGGCGGTGGTTATCTGGTTATTGATCCGACCGAAGCACTGGTTGCCATCGATGTCAACAGCGGGCGCAGCGTGGGTAAAGGGCGTGCCAAGCAGGATGAGACCGTGCTGAAGACCAATTTAGAAGCTGCCCGAGAAGTTGCCCGCCAACTCCGTTTGCGC
The genomic region above belongs to Gemmatimonadota bacterium and contains:
- a CDS encoding three-Cys-motif partner protein TcmP translates to MSTSPLWELEPHTVGKHLILKAYLDAWLPILGMTQGRILFIDGFSGPGKYIGGEPGSPLIALQSFRNHTANTRIGEVLFYFIDDNPSRVKHLKALIPKAVPNLPPNCKYEIIQGKFDQEMSSALDELEKQKTSMAPAFVMIDPFGVSGTPMDVISRILSVPKCEVYISFMYSSINRFRQTPEFESHLDKLFGCRDWRDGNNLPSEERKDSFYSLYKQQLKYAGAKQVIYFELYKGNRLIYAIFFATQSLKGCDEMKKAIWKIIPEGNYKFKGSNAEAGQLSFELQHNFQPLQDLLVSTYRLKGWVSVDEIESFLKTDQTIYHSGHLKSYALKPMELNGLLEIKESTRRRKRTYPTGTMLRFI
- a CDS encoding Rne/Rng family ribonuclease, which gives rise to MKTEIIINVASHESRIAILEDGQLAEILVERAEKERMVGDIYQGVVTAVLPGLQAGFVDIGQEKAAFLHVSDMPGSPGSMVELDSEILEDIRDQSNGQGKFQINELLRKGQEVIVQIKKESINTKGPRISAVPSLAGRFMVLVPDGDKVGVSRKITNWREKRRLRDLAGNLKPEGFGLIVRTEANGKGDRELGRDLKQLLTTWKRLQKQGKKSSGPRLLHKEVGMTSGLIRDLFTEDVHRLVVDSKREYKQIQAYLKGVSPELRRTVEYYGDTRPIFDAFGIEAEIEKLSERRVWFRGGGYLVIDPTEALVAIDVNSGRSVGKGRAKQDETVLKTNLEAAREVARQLRLRDMGGLVVVDFIDMDHARDRKRVEDEMRQAIRRDRSKIRYSRITAFGLMEMTRQRVRPSLMSTYSAPCPQCHGTGHIPSQETVLSRIERWLKRSRAAALERRLTVQVHPTLGFYLLENRRERLKAIRKSTRVWLDVESAPDLSEEDYRIFSRKRKIDVTNEVQT
- a CDS encoding molybdopterin molybdotransferase MoeA translates to MIEMDDAIRIVMENTQKIDKIRVGLDDVLGRVLSEDVRSDIDMPPFDKALMDGYALQGADIASASSNTPVVLDVIEEIPAGIVPQKRVECGQASQIMTGAPVPDGADTVIMVEDTEPHTDAKKVRVLDTTETGRNIARLGEDVRVKQVVLQANTVIRPPEVGILAAVGHIHIEVYRQPVVGIVATGSEVVEPHHKPKPGQIRNSNGYSMVAQVLRSGAQARYLGIVEDDIHALIQTIGEGLETCDIVALSGGVSAGEYDLVQDGMRDLGVEVLFDRIRMKPGKPLTFGVKGARQVFGLPGNPVSSVVGLELLMRPAIRKMQGMTDLHLPTVRTVLSADFRQTPGRKQFVPAHSVPSKNGIWESSWVGHHGSADLFSMARANSLFVVNAEDAHVPAGTELDLILLNSW
- a CDS encoding SDR family oxidoreductase, with protein sequence MSRTAIITGAGTGIGAGIAITFAEAGYNLALVGRRVEPLEEIARQCGSANIEICAADVADRQAVQLLAEQTVTAFGRIDILVNNAGINTKKRHLNDIADEDWDRVMEINLTGAFNAFRAVLPQMKAQNDGLVINVSSMAGKRAGMISGVAYCASKFGMAALNQSINVEFREAGIRACCIYPGEVDTPILDHRPNPVSDEKRAAALLPEDIAAAALMVAQMPDRVIVEEITIFPRRVVSR
- a CDS encoding phage Gp37/Gp68 family protein, with protein sequence MGKSHIEWTESTWNPLTGCTKISPGCKFCYAERMAKRLQAMGNPNYKDGFKLSLHEHVLNAPLSWKKPQVVFVNSMSDIFHKDVPFEFIEKMFAVMRQAYWHQFQILTKRSDRLLELDLMIGWPNNVWMGVSVENTEYEFRINDLRLTGAITKFLSLEPLLGPLSNLQLNGIDWVIAGGESGPGCRPIRKEWVVEIRDQCVEKGVPFFFKQWGGTNKKKAGRLLEGRTWDEMPPISPAADPQAAIF
- a CDS encoding type II toxin-antitoxin system VapC family toxin; protein product: MNKKRQLRYWDSSVFLGLLNDEPERVNVCQGVIESAERNEVHIVTSAITLVEVIKLRGEQPLGQEHEETIQKFFEQEFIIIRPVDTSIGLAARNLIWEYAHLQPKDSIHAATAVEYQVASLDTFDDDLIRLNGNIGDPGLRIGHPNLSYQPELSGV
- the moaC gene encoding cyclic pyranopterin monophosphate synthase MoaC — protein: MAKLTHIDEHGAVQMVDVTDKDVTDREAIASGKIDMQPETLQLVTGGNIPKGNVLETARIAGIMAAKRTSDLIPMCHPLGITGVELNFEVEDVSITARATVRVPDRTGVEMEALTAVSIALLTIYDMCKAVDRNMVIGEICLLQKSGGRSGTYIRKT